One Streptomyces formicae genomic window, GAGAGCGCCTGCCGCGCGCCCGGCGCGCTGCGCGCCGCACGCACCGTCCGGGTCCCCGATCTGCTCGCCGTCGCGGGCCTGCTCGAGCGCGCGCTGCGCCCCCTCTCCCTCGACTGGTACGGGGACGACGGGCTCGGCGCCGTCGACCTGTGCCACGCCACCTCCGGCGGACCCGCGGCGCTGCCCGGGCTGCTCGCCAGGCACTTCGCCGGAGTGCCGCTGCTCGTCACCGAGTACGGGGTGCAGCTGCGGGCGCACTACCTCGCCGCGGGCGACACCGACCTGAGCGCCCCCGCACGCGCCCTGCTCGCCTCCTTCCACGGTCTGCTCGCCGCCGAGGTGTACGACAGGGCCACCCTCATCACCCCCGGCAACACGCACGCCCGTCGCTGGCAGGAGCGCTGCGGCGCCGACCGGGCCAAGCTGCGCACGGTCCACCCCGGCATGGAGGCGGACCGCTTCGCCGAGGTCGGCGAGGGCGGCTACGACGACTCCGCCGCCGACCTGAGCACCCTCCTGTGGGTCGGCCGCATCGAGCCCACCAAGGACCTGATCTCCCTGCTCCACGCCTTCGCGGAGGTCCGCAAGGAGGAGCCCGACGCGCGGCTGCGCATCGTCGGGGCGCCCGCAGAAGGACCCGAGGCGGCCGCCTATCTGGCGCACTGCCGCGCGCTCGCCGCGCAGCTCTTCCCCGACGAGGCCGACGGCGCGCACGCGGTCGGCGACAACCCCGTCTCCTTCGAGGAGATCGGCGGGCCCGAGACCCCGGAGCTCGTCGACGCGTACGCGGGCGCGGGCGTCGTCGTCCTTTCGAGCGTCGTCGAGGGCTTCCCGATCAGCCTCGTCGAGGCCATGTTCTGCGGCCGCGCGACCGTCTCGACGGACGTGGGCGCTGTCGTGGAGGTCATCGGCGGCACGGGCCTCGTCGTACCGCCGCGCAATCCGCGGGCGCTCGCGGAGGCGTGCGTGGCGCTCCTGCGCGACCCCGAGCGCTGCGCGCGCCTGGGCGCGGCGGCGCGGGCGCGGGCACTCGAACTCTTCACCGTCGAGCAGAACGTCGCGGCCTTCCGGGGGATCTATCTGGAGATCGTCTCGCACTGCCCGGTCCGCAGGGAGGCCCTCGACGCGTCGGGCGAACCGGTGCCCTTCGCGAACCCCGCCGAGGCGTCCGTGCCGGGCCGCTGGGCGGTCGCTGTGGGGCCCGCGTCCGGCATGGAGCCCGGCAACGAGAGCGCGGGCGTGCCGAGTTGGGCCGTGGACCGCGTTCCTGCGGACGCCGAGTTGAAGGGGGCGGCCGTATGAACGGCGTGGAGCGGACGGCATCCGATGCCGTGGACGCGCCCCGCGCACCGCAGGGCGCGGACGGCTGGGACACGCGGTCCGAGGAGCTTCTCGCGGACGCGGCGCTGACGCCGGGGGCGTCGGAACTGCTGCCGGGGGCGTCGGCTCGGGCGCCTGAGTTCGGAGCGTCGATCCCCGCCTTCGGGGAGGCGGACACCGGCATCAGCACCGGCACCGGCATCAGTACCGGCACCAGCAGAGCGGGGCGCGCGCGGGCCGCCGTCGCCAAGGTGGGACGGCGCGGCGGCGCCGACCCCGTGAAAGCGCTGATGCACCGGCACCGCGAGCTGTGCGCCCGCGCCGTCGACCCGCTGGAGATCGCCGCGGGCCTCGAGGCGCACGGCGTGACCGACCGCACCGCGGCCCGCTTCCGCCACCGCGATGTGTTCGCCCTGGCCGAGGAGATGTACGCGCGCGTGCCGCGCGGTGGCGACGACGGGATTGAACACGCGTCGCCGAGCGCCGCCGACGACGTGCGCAACGCACCCGAAGTGCCGCCCGGATGGGCCCTGTTCGCGCTGCTGCCCGGTGCGGTGTGCGCGCTCACCGTCGGGGGGATCGCCCTCTCCGAGGGCACCACGCGCCTCGTGGTGGGGCTCGGGGGCGCGGCCGCCGTGGCGGTGGCCCTGCGCATCGCCCTGCGGTACGGGCCGCTGCGCTCCCCGGCTCGTCCGGCGCCCTCCACGCGCGCGTGGGTGTGCTTCCTCCTGGCGTACGCGCTCCTGGGCGACGGGCTGCTGGCGGGCGCCGTGGCGGGCGGACCCGACGAGCTCTGGGCGCCGTCCTTCGCCGCGGCCCTTGGCCTGTCCTTCGCCGTCGCGCCCGCGATCTGGTGCGCCCGACTCTTCGCCGTACGGGCCGGGGGACGGCTCCGCGCCAGCCGCGGACTCGATGAATTCGCCCACTCCGTACGGCCGTTGCTCCTCGGCGTGATCGGTATCTTCCTCGCGGCGCTCGCGGCGCTCCTCGTGCTGTCCGGCGCGGCAGTCGACGCGTGGGGCGGAGAGCGCGGCGCCGCGCCCGCCGGCGCGCTCGGCGGGGCCGGTGCGCTGGGGGCGCTGCTGCTGCTCGCGCGGCTGCTCGGGGCGTACGGATGCACGCGGGCGCCCGCCCTGCTGCTCGGCGCGGTCGGCGCGGCCGAAGCGCTGGCCGTGGCCCTGGTGTTCGCGGGGCGGCTGCCCGGGTGCGAGGTGCTCGCGGAGCCCGGCACGGCCGTCGTCGACGCCTGGGGCCCCGGAGCCGTACCCGTCATCGTCTGCGGCACCGCGGCCCTCGCCCTGCTCGTCCACGCGACCAGGACCCTGACCAGGGCGTCCGCCCACGCCGGACCCGGCGAGGCGCCGTGAACCGGCGCGTCGCGAGCGCCCACGACCGCACCTCGGCCCGCTCCGCGGGGACCCTCACGCACCACCGTGCAGACCACTCTCCCGCGGGGCCGACACCGCGGGCCTTATCCCGTGAACCACGGCAACCTCCCGAAGGAGAAAGACAGATGATCACCCGCAGCCACCTCCGCCTCCGCGCGGTTACCCCGGGAGGCCCCCGATGAGGGTGCTGCTGATCGGAGCCAATGGTTACCTCGGCCGCTTCGTCGCCGACCGGTTGCTCGCCGACCCCGCGGTGCAGCTGACCGCGCTCGGCCGCGGCGACGACTCGGACGTGCGCTTCGACCTCGCGAGCGGCAGTCCCGGCGCGCTGACCCGCTTCCTCGACGCGGTGCACCCGGGCGTCGTCATCAACTGCGCGGGCGCGACCCGAGGCGGCGCCCGCGAGCTGACCCGGCACAACACCGTCGCCGTCGCCACCATCTGCGAGGCCCTGCGCCGCAGCGGCTGCGGCGCCCGGCTCGTGCAGCTGGGCTGCGGCGCCGAGTACGGGCCGAGCCAGCCCGGCTCGTCGACCGCGGAGGACGCGGTGCCGCGGCCCGGCGGGCCCTACGGCGTCAGCAAGCTGGCGGCCACCGAACTCGTGCTCGGCTCCGGGCTCGACGCCGTCGTCCTGCGGGTCTTCTCGCCCGCCGGGCCCGGCACCCCTGCCGGGTCGCCGCTCGGGCGGCTCGCGGAGGCCATGCGGCGCGCGATGCAGGCGGGCGACGGCGAGCTCAAGCTCGGCGGCCTGGGCGTGCAGCGGGACTTCGTCGACGTACGGGACGTGGCGCGCGCGGTGCACGCCGCCTCGCTCTCCGCCGCCCAGGGCGTGGTGAACATCGGCGCGGGCCGCGCCGTGCGGCTGCGCGACGCCGCCGCCGTGCTCGCCCGCGTCGCGGGATACGGCGGCGCGTTGCACGAACTCGACCAGGTGCCCGTACGGCCATCCATCGGGCACCCCCGCACCGAATCAGAGCACGGGGCCCCGGCCGCCTACCCCTACCCGGACGGCTGCGGCAGCTGGCAGCAGGCGGACGTGCGCACCGCGCGCGACCGGCTCGGCTGGCGGCCCCGCATCAACCTCGAAGAGTCACTCGCCGACATCTGGATGGAGGCCGCATGCCGCATCTGACCAGGACCGCCAGGGGCACAGCGAGCACCGACGTACGCATCGGCTTCGGCGTTCCGGGCTTCGCCCACCCGCTCGTCGCCCCCGCCGAGTGGTCCGAACTCACCCGTCCCGGCACCCCTTTGAAGTGGGTTGTCCTGAATGTCGCCAATGGTCCGGGGGAGCGCCCCGATCCGCACTGCCTGGAGGCGGCGGGACGGCTGCGGAACGCGGGCGTCCGCGTCCTCGGGCACCTCGACATGACGTACGGCGCCCGGCCCTTCGGCGAGCTGGTCTCCGACGCCCACCGCTATCTCGACTGGTACCAGGTCGACGGCTTCTCGCTGGACCGCTGTCCGACCGAGCGGGCCGTGCTGCCCGAGGTCCGCAGGACGGTCACGACGCTGCGCGCGCTGATCGACGACGCGCACATCGTGCTCGGCCACGGCACCCATCCGTACCCCGGATACGCCGAGACGGGCGACCAGTTGGTGACCTTCACCGGCCCGTGGAGCGACTACCGCTGGTCGCAGGTGGCCGAGTGGACCGCCGACTACCCACCCGAGCGCTTCTGCCACTTCGTGCACGGCATGCCGCGCGGGCACCTGGAGGAGGCGCTGCGCATCGCGCGCTGGCAGGGTGCCTCGACGATCTACTTCACCGACCGGGTCGGCGACGGCGGTACGAACGCGCCCTGGGAGTCCATGCCCGGTTACTGGGACGAGATCGTCTCGCGCATCGGAACAGGTGTCTCGGAATGAAGGAGGGCGTGGCAGTGTTACACGCAGAACAACCGTTCCGAATTTCCGACCAACGGAGTCCCCGTGTCGCTGCCACCCCTGGTCGAGCCCGCCTCTGAGCTCACCGTCGACGAGGTCCGCAGGTACTCCCGCCACCTGATCATCCCCGATGTCGGGATGGACGGGCAGAAGCGGCTGAAGAACGCCAAGGTGCTCTGTGTGGGCGCCGGTGGTCTGGGCTCTCCGGCCCTGATGTACCTGGCCGCCGCCGGTGTGGGCACGCTCGGCATCGTCGAGTTCGACGAGGTCGACGAGTCCAACCTGCAGCGCCAGATCATCCACAGCCAGGCGGACATCGGCCGCTCCAAGGCGGAGTCCGCGAAGGACTCGGTGCTCGGCATCAACCCGTACGTGAACGTGATCCTCCACGAAGAGCGGCTCGAGGCCGAGAACGTGATGGACATCTTCAGCCAGTACGACCTGATCGTCGACGGCACGGACAACTTCGCGACCCGCTACCTGGTCAACGACGCGTGCGTGCTGCTCAACAAGCCGTACGTCTGGGGTTCGATCTACCGCTTCGACGGCCAGGCGTCGGTCTTCTGGAGCGAGCACGGTCCGTGCTACCGCTGCCTCTACCCGGAGCCCCCGCCGCCCGGCATGGTCCCCTCCTGCGCCGAGGGCGGCGTGCTCGGCGTGCTGTGCGCGTCGATCGGTTCCATCCAGGTCAACGAGGCCATCAAGCTCCTCGCGGGCATCGGCGAGCCGCTGGTCGGCCGCCTGATGATCTACGACGCCCTGGAGATGCAGTACCGCCAGGTCAAGGTCCGCAAGGACCCCGACTGCGCGGTCTGCGGCGAGAACCCCACCGTCACCGAGCTCATCGACTACGAGGCCTTCTGCGGCGTCGTGTCCGAGGAGGCCCAGGAGGCGGCGGCCGGTTCGACGATCACTCCCAAGCAGCTCAAGGAGTGGATCGACGGCGACGAGAAGATCGAGATCATCGACGTTCGCGAGCCGAACGAGTACGAGATCGTCTCCATCCCCGGCGCCAAGCTGATCCCCAAGAACGAGTTCCTCATGGGCACCGCCCTGGAGAGCCTTCCGCAGGACAAGAAGATCGTCTTGCACTGCAAGACGGGTGTCCGCAGTGCGGAGGTCCTCGCGGTCCTGAAGTCGGCGGGCTTCTCGGACGCGGTGCATGTGGGTGGCGGCGTGATCGGGTGGGTCAACCAGATCGAACCCGACAAGCCGGTCTACTAGGCGTAGCGCCTGAACGGAGACTGAGGGCCCGCACCATGAAGGTGCGGGCCCTCCGTCCTTGCGTCAACCGCTCGCCTTGAGGGCTCGTCCTCAAACGCCGGACGGGCTGGTTCTCCTCAGGACGAGCAGACCTTGCCGTCCTTCGGGACCTTGCCGGTGAGGAGGTAGTCGTCGACCGTGCCGTCCACGCAGTCGCTGCCGTTGCCGTACGCCCCGTGTCCCTCGCCCTTCCAGGTCAGCAGCGTGCCGACGCCCTTGCCGAGCTCGTCCGCCATCTTGCGGGCGCCCTCGTAGGGCGTCGCCGGATCGCCGGTGTTGCCCACGACGAGGATCGGGGCGGCGCCGGGGGCGCTCACCTCGGGGGAGTCGTGCAGTCCGGCCACCGGCCAGTCGTGGCACCAGCCCGCCGTGTCCCAGCCGAGGAACTCGCCGAAGACCGGGGAGATCTCACGGAACCGGCCGAGCCGCTGCTTCGCCTCCTCCGGGGTCGTGCGCGCCTTGTCGTCCAGGCAGGAGATCGCCCGCTGCGAGTGGCTCTGCGTGCTGTAGTGACCGGAGGGATCGCGTTCGTTGTAGGCGTCCGCGAGTTGCAGCAGCGCCGAGCCGTCGCCCTTCTCCGCGTCCTGGAGGGCACGGGTCAGCGTCGGCCAGGTCTGCTTGCTGTAGAGCGTGATGGTGATGCCGGTCATCGCCAGGGACTCGGTCAGCTCGCGGTCGCCCGAGGCGCGCAGCGGCTTGGCGTCGAGGTCCTTGAGCAGCTTCACGACCTTCGCGGAGCCCTTCTTCGGGTCCTCGCCGAGCGACGTGAAGTAGTTGTCGAGGGCGCGCTGGAAGCCACGCGCCTGGTTCTCCGCGTGCCCCACCGAGTCCGCGCTCGGGTCGACGACCGCGTCGAGGGTGAGGCGGCCGACCCGCTCGGGGAACAAGTGCGCGTACGTCCCGCCGAGTTCGGTGCCGTACGAGATGCCCATGTAGTGCAGCTTGTCGTCGCCGAGGACCTGGCGCATGACGTCCATGTCGCGGGCGGCGTCGGCCGTGGAGACATGGCCGATGACCTTCTTCGCCCCGCGCGCGCAGCCCGCGCCGAAGTCGGCCGCGTCCTTGAAGTAGGTCTTCTCCTCGGCCGCCGTGTTCGGCGTGAGGTCCACCTTCCGCTCGGCGGCCTGTGTCGCGCTGTCGTCCCGGCAGCGCACGCCCTCGCTGGCCGCGACGCCGCGCGGGTCGAAGCTGACCAGGTCGTACCGCTCGCGCAGTGAGCCGTACATGTCGGCGAAGGACGGCAGCCCGGAGACGCCCGAGCCGCCGGGGCCGCCGAAGTTGAAGAGGAGCGAGCCGATGCGGTCGCCCTTGCCGGTGGTCTTGGCGCGGATCAGGGCGATGCCGATCGTCTCGCCCTTCGGCTTCGCGTAGTCGAGGGGGACGTCGAGGGTCGAGCACTGCCATTCCGCGCCGGGCGCGGTGCCTCCCTCGGGGGCCTTGCAGCGCGACCAGTCCAGCTTCTGCGCGGTGACCGAGAGCGGCAGGGAGGAGGAGGGGTCGGGCTTCGGCGCCGCGCCCGAGGTGTCCGTCGACGGGCCCTTGCCGCTGCCCTTGCCGTCCCCCTTCGCGTCGTCGTCCGACGAACAGCCGACGGCGAGTCCCGCCATCAGGACTCCGGCCGCGGCGAGGGCCGCGGAACGCACGAAACGCTGCATTGAGGCGCTTCCCCCCTTGGAAGACAGTCAGGCCATAGTAGGCGGGGCCACTGACAGGGTCCGGGCCGGTGGTGTCGGCCCCTGCCCGTGTTGCTGTCGCTGTTGCCGGTGTCGGGGTCAGCCGCAGACCGTTCCCGTCTTCGGCACGGTGCCGTCCAGCAGATAGCCGTTCACGGCACCCCGTACGCACGCGTTCTTGCTGTCGTACGCCCCGTGGCCCTGGCCCTTGTACGTCAACTCGACGCCGACGCCCTTGCCCAGTGCCTGCGCCATCTTCCGCGCTCCTTCGTAAGGCGTGGCCGGGTCGCCCGTGTTGCCGATGACGACGATGGGCGGCGCGCCTTCGGCGCCGACGTTCGGGTGGTCGGCCTGGCCCTCCACCGCCCAGTCCGTGCAGCCGACCATGCCCCAGGCCAGGTAGTCGCCGAACAGCGGTGACGCCTCGCGGAACCCGGGGAGCTTCTGCTCGACGTACTCCCTGGTGTAACGCGCCTTGTCGTCCGCGCAGTTGATGGAGACGTTGGCCGCCTGGATGTTGCTGTACTCGCCGTCCTCGCCGCGTCCGTTCATCGAGTCGGACAGGGACATGAGGATCTTGCCGTCGCCGTCGTACGCCTCTTCGAGCCCTTGCGTGAGGTACGGCCAGAAGTCCTTGGAGTACAGGGACTGCGCGATGCCGTTGGTGGCGGCGGTCTGGGTCAGCTCGCGGGGCGGCAGGCCGGTGATCGGCTTGCTGTCGAGGTCATCGAGCAGCTTGGCGATCTTGTCCTTGACGTCCTGTTCGGTGTCGCCGACGGGGCAGTCCGTCACCTTGGAGGTGCAGTCCTTCGCGAAGTTGTCCAGCGCGAGCTGGAACCCCTTCGCCTGGCCGAGGGAGCCCTGTTCGGCCGTCTGGGTGGGGTCGACCACCGCGTCGAAGACGGCCCGGCCCACCTTCTTGGGGAACAAGTGGGCGTATACGCCGCCGAGTTCGGTGCCGTACGAGATGCCGAAGTAGTGCAGCTTGTCATCGCCGAGCACCTGGCGCATCAGGTCCATGTCGCGGGCCGCGTCGGTGGTGCGCACGTGGGGGAGCGTCTTGCCGGAGTTCTTCTCGCAGGCACCGTTGAACGACTTCACGTTCTCGACGAGCTTCTTCTTCTCGGCGTCGTCGTCGGGGGTGGAGTCCTGCTGGAAGTACTCGTCCAGTTGTTCGTCGTCCTCGCACTTGATGCCCGCGCTGCGGCCGACGCCGCGGGGGTCGAAGCTGACCAGGTCGTAGCGGGTGCGCAGCTTGGCGTAGTCCGCGCCGAAGGCGGGCAGCGTGGTGACGCCCGAGCCGCCGGGGCCGCCGAAGTTGAAGACCAGGGAGCCGATGCGGTCGTCATCGTCCCCGCTCGTCTCGGCCCTGATCAGCGCGATGTCGATCGTGTCGCCCTTGGGGTCGGCCCAGTCGAGCGGCGCCTTCATGGTGGCGCACTGCCACTCGGCTCCGCCGGGCAGCGGTGACGGGGCGCCTCCGCCGCCCTCGGCGGCCGAGGGCGCGGGGCAGTCCTTCCAGCTCAGCTTCTGGTCCGGCAGGGCCTCGTCCTTGGAGTCGCTGCCGCCACAGGCCGCGAGCGTGGCGACGAGCAGGGCGGCGGTGGCGGCCACGGCGGTGGTGCGTGGCGGGGACTGTGTGGGCATGTCCCCATCCTGCGGGGGCTCCTGATGGCGCGCTCGGGGCGCGGGCCGTGTGGGTGAGTTTGCTGGCGGGGCGCCTCGGACCGTGTCGTGGGGCCGGGCCGCGGCGGTGTGCCCGCCTCGCCCCGGGCGGCCCCACCACCACGTCCACACTCCACCGGCACCCGCACCCCCGAGCCCACCCGCCGGGCTTCCGCCGGGCTTCCGCCGGGCTTCCGCGCCGCTTCCGCCCGGCTTCCGCGCCGCTTCCGCCCGGCTTCCGCGCTGCTTCCGCCGGGCTTCCGCCCCGCTTCCGCGCCGCCCCTGCCCCCGCCCCCGCCCCGGGGCAGGCCGCTCCCGCCGTGGGCGCTTACCGCTGTGGGCAATTGTTCCGCGGGGCGGAACGGGTGGGCACAGCCCCCGTCGCCGAGGGGCGGGGAGGGGACGCGGGTCACGGTGCGGGTGGGTGCAGCCGTGTTGCCGAGGGGGAGAGGTGGCGCGTCAGCCGCCGTGCGGGCGAGGCCGGGTCGCCGAGGGGCGGGGAGGGGGCGCGGGTCACGGTGCGGATGGGGGCAGCCGCGTTGCCGAGGGGGGGAGAGGCGGTGCGTCAGCCGCCGTGCGGGCGAGGCCGCGTCGCCGAGGGGCGGGGAGGGGGTGCGGGTCACGGTGCGGGTGGGTGCAGTCGCGTTGCCGAGGAGCGGGGAAGGGGACGCGGTCACGGTGCCGGTGGGCACAGACGCTTCGCCGAGGAGGAAGACGGGGCACAAGCCACCGCCCCGGTGACCTCAGCCTTCGGCGAGGGCAAGAGCGGCCCCCGTCCCCGTGGAAACGCACGCCGCCACCCCCACCCCCTCGTACGCCGCCCCACACAGCTGGATCCCGGCGAGCTTCCCGACCGCCTCCCTGACACGGGCAATCCGCTCCTTGTGGCCCACCCCGTACTGCGGAAGCCCCCGCTCCCAGCGCGTCACCCGCGCGGCGACGGGCTCGCCGATGGACCCGAGCGCCTGGTGCAGCTCGATGACGGAGCTGCGCACGAGGTGCCGGTCGGGCACGTCGAGCCGGTGTTCCTCGCAGACACGGCCGATCGAGGTGCGCAGCAGGAAGACGTCGGGCGCCGCCTCGCCCTGCCACCCCCACTTGGTGGAGAGGAACGTGGCGGCCTTGATGGTGTGGCCGTCGATGGCGGGCACCAGGAAGCCGTTGCCCTCGGGCAGCGCGTCACCCCGGGCGAGCGCCTTCGTGCGAGGGAACGCCATCGTCACCACGGCGGTGCTCGCGTGCTGGATCGCGCCGAGATCGGCATCGGCGAGCGGCGCGTGCGGACGCAGCAGCTCGGCCGCCTCGTACGCGGGCACCGCGAGGACCACCGCGTCCGCCTCCAGCAGGAGCGGCCCGTCACTGGTCACGGCGAGCACCCGCCACCGCCCCGCCGCGGTGCGTTGCAGTTCACGCGCGCGCGTGCCGGTCAATATCCGCGCGCCGCTCGCCTCGGCGACGGCCCGCGGCAGGCGCCCCGTGCCGCCGCGCAGCCCTTGGACGGGCACGACCCCGGGGCTCCGCGTCGCCCCCGGGGGCGTACGCGTCCTCCGCAGCGCGGACAGGAGCGGCTCGCCCCGCTCCGCGATCGCCGCCACCCTCGGCAGCACCGCCCGCAGCGAGAGCCGGTCGGGGCGGCCCGCGTACACCCCGCCGAGCAGCGGCTCCACCAGGCGGTCCACGGCCTCCTGGCCGAGTCGCCCGCCGAGGTACTCGGCCACGGACACGTCCTCCGTGAGCGCCTCGGCGGGCAGCGCCTCCTCGTGGCGGAGCCGGGCCGCGCCCTCCTCGGACAGCAGCCCGGTGCCCGTCAGCGCCTCGGGCTCGGTGGGGATGCCCATGACGTGGCCCCGCGGCAGCGGCCGCAGCGCGCCGCCCGACCACAGGGTGGTGGGCGCGGGCGCCGGGTCGCACAGCTCGGCGCCGAGACCGACGTCCTGGGCGAGCCGTACCGCTTCGGGACGCAGCGCCATCAGCGATTCCGCGCCCTCGTCGACGGGCACGCCCGCCAGCGTGCCGGTGCGCAGCTTGCCGCCGATGCGCGGGCCGCCCTCCAGGACGGTCACCTCCGCGTCGTCGCGCAGCCGCCAGGCGGCCGTCAGACCGCTGATGCCGCCGCCGACGACGATCACTGAACGCGTCATGCCGCGCTCCCTTCCGTGCGGGCGGCGCGCGCGGGACGGGCGGTCGCCGCGTCCGCGAGCAGCTCCCGCAGCTCGTCCTGGTAGGGGAAGCTGCCCGGCTCGTACGCGCACCACGGATCGGCGGTGAGCACCCGCCCCGTCGCCCCGTACGCGCGCGAACGGGAGCCCCCGCACACGGTGTTGAACTCGCAGCGCCCGCACGCGCCGCCGAGCAACGAGGGGTCGCGCAGCGTCGTGAAGAGCGCGGAGCCCCGGTAGATGTCGCCGAGCGGATGGTGCTTCACATTGCCCGCGGACAGCGGCAGGAAGCCGCTGGGGTGCACCTCGCCGGTGTGCGAGACGAAGACGAAGCCGCGCCCGGACGAGACGTCCATGGGTGGCCTGCGCACCGCGCGCCGCTCCCCGTCGTGCAGACCGAGCTCACGCGCGCGTGCCGTCAGACGCGCGTACAGGGGGCCCAACTCGGGCGTCTCGCCGTGCCGTTCCAGGATGGTCCGCTGGAGCGCCACCCGGCGGAAGTGATGGCCCTCGGTGGTCTTGGTGGCGAGCACCGCGCCCGTGTCGTACAGGAAGTGCAGGACGTCCTCGACCTCGTCGGCGCCGAGCGCGGAGAGCTGTTCGCCGCGCCCCGTCGGGACCAGCACGAAGCCGCTCCAGAGCATCGCGCCCTCGCGCCGCACCAGCGCCGCGATGTCCGCGAGGTCCTCCAGGCTGTCGCGGGTGACGGTGGTGTTGACCTGCACCTTCAGGCCCAGTTCGCGGGCGGTGCGCCAGCCGTCGAGGGTCCATTCGAAGACGCCGTCCACACCGCGGAAGGCGTCGTGGCGCGCGGGCGTCGACCCGTCGACGCTCAGGGACAGGGCGATGGCTCCCGCGTCCCTGACCGCCGTCAGATTGGCTCGGTCGAGCGTCGGCGTCCCGGAGGGGGAGACGGCGACGCGCAGGCCGAGCGCCGTGCCGTACGCGACGAGGTCGGTCAGGTCGGGCCGCTGGAACGGATCGCCGCCCGTGAGCACGAAGAGAGGGGACGGCTTGCCGAAGGCCGCGATCTGGTCCATCAGGCGGCGGGCGTCCGCTCCGTCGAGCTCGCGCGGGTCCCGCTCGGGCTGGGCCTCGGCCCGGCAGTGCAGACAGGCCAGCGGGCACGCGCGCGTGGTCTCCCAGATGACGATGAAGGGCCGCTCGTCGACGGCGTGCCGGGGCCGCCGTACGACGCGTGCGGGGCGTTCCCCCGCGCCGCTCATGAGACGCGCTCCCAGCCCCGCTCGGGCTTGCGGTTCGCGAGCTGGCGGGGGTCCTTGCCGCGGTAGACGACGTACGGCCTGAAGAGGTACCTGAAGGGGGCGCTGACGATATGCGCGAGCCGCGAGAAGGGGATCAGCGCGAACAGCGCGAAGCCGAAGACGACGTGCAGCTTGAAGGCGAGCGGCGCCGCGCCCATCAGGTGGTAGTCGGGCCGGAGCGTGAACAGGCTCCGGAACCAGACGGAGATGCCCTCGCGGTAGTTGTAGTCGGTGGCTCCGGAGGAGTTGAGCACGGTCGCGACCAGGCCGAGCAGCATCGCGCCGAGCAGGACCGTGTACATCACGTGGTCACTACGGAGAGTGGCCTTGCGTACGGCGGGCACCCGCAGGCGCCGGTAGACGAGGATGCCGACGCCGACGGCAGCGGCGAGCCCTGCGACGGCGCCTGTGGAGACGGCCATCAGGTGGTACGCGTGATCACTGACGCCCACCGCGTCCGTCCAGCTGTCCGGGATCAGCAGCCCGACGACGTGCCCGAGCACCACGAACGCCATCCCGAAGTGGAAGAGCGGCGAACCGATCCGCAGCAGGCGCGACTCGTGCAGCTGCGAGGAGTGCGTGGTCCAGCCGAACCGGTCGTAGCGGGCCCGCCACACCAGGCCCGCGATGAGGAGCGTGACGGCGACGTAGGGCATGACGCCCCACAGGAGGAGGTCCATTACGCCGGGGTCCTTTCCGGGACGGTGGGCCAGGGGAGTTCGGTCCCGAGGCCGAAGGGTTCGAGCCCGACGCTCTCGCGCGGCGGCCCGCTGCGGGCCAGTGCCTTCGCCTCGGCGCGCGTCTTCGGAGAGGGCCCGGGGAGCGTTCCGCAGACCGCTTCGAGCACGCGCGCGTAGGGCGTGCCGACGTCGGTGACGGCAAGGCGGAGCAGCTCGAGTCCGGCGCGGTGCTCCTCCAGCAGGGCGGTGCCCGCGGCCTCTTCGCGGGCGGCGAATTCGAGGAGCACGGGCAGGAAGTCGGGGAGCTCCTCGGAGGTGAACTCCAGGCCGTGCTCGCGGTAGACCTGCTTGACGCGCACCAGGGAGAGCCCGCGGTTGCGGGTGTCGCCGTCGGACCACCAGGTGAGGTAGAGGCAGCGGCGGTTGCGGGTGTCGAAGACGTCCGTGTAGTGCGCGGCGAGGTCCAGCGGCCGCTGCCCACGCGCGTGGGCGATGAATTCCCGCAGGGCGGGGTGGTCCACCGCCTCGTGGAGCAGGTCCAGATCCGCGTAGAGGCGCTCGTCGGGGTACTGGAGGAGCCGTCCCGCGACGAGCCTGACGAGGGCCTCGGGGGTC contains:
- a CDS encoding spherulation-specific family 4 protein codes for the protein MPHLTRTARGTASTDVRIGFGVPGFAHPLVAPAEWSELTRPGTPLKWVVLNVANGPGERPDPHCLEAAGRLRNAGVRVLGHLDMTYGARPFGELVSDAHRYLDWYQVDGFSLDRCPTERAVLPEVRRTVTTLRALIDDAHIVLGHGTHPYPGYAETGDQLVTFTGPWSDYRWSQVAEWTADYPPERFCHFVHGMPRGHLEEALRIARWQGASTIYFTDRVGDGGTNAPWESMPGYWDEIVSRIGTGVSE
- the moeZ gene encoding adenylyltransferase/sulfurtransferase MoeZ; translation: MSLPPLVEPASELTVDEVRRYSRHLIIPDVGMDGQKRLKNAKVLCVGAGGLGSPALMYLAAAGVGTLGIVEFDEVDESNLQRQIIHSQADIGRSKAESAKDSVLGINPYVNVILHEERLEAENVMDIFSQYDLIVDGTDNFATRYLVNDACVLLNKPYVWGSIYRFDGQASVFWSEHGPCYRCLYPEPPPPGMVPSCAEGGVLGVLCASIGSIQVNEAIKLLAGIGEPLVGRLMIYDALEMQYRQVKVRKDPDCAVCGENPTVTELIDYEAFCGVVSEEAQEAAAGSTITPKQLKEWIDGDEKIEIIDVREPNEYEIVSIPGAKLIPKNEFLMGTALESLPQDKKIVLHCKTGVRSAEVLAVLKSAGFSDAVHVGGGVIGWVNQIEPDKPVY
- a CDS encoding NAD-dependent epimerase/dehydratase family protein, which encodes MRVLLIGANGYLGRFVADRLLADPAVQLTALGRGDDSDVRFDLASGSPGALTRFLDAVHPGVVINCAGATRGGARELTRHNTVAVATICEALRRSGCGARLVQLGCGAEYGPSQPGSSTAEDAVPRPGGPYGVSKLAATELVLGSGLDAVVLRVFSPAGPGTPAGSPLGRLAEAMRRAMQAGDGELKLGGLGVQRDFVDVRDVARAVHAASLSAAQGVVNIGAGRAVRLRDAAAVLARVAGYGGALHELDQVPVRPSIGHPRTESEHGAPAAYPYPDGCGSWQQADVRTARDRLGWRPRINLEESLADIWMEAACRI
- a CDS encoding DUF3492 domain-containing protein codes for the protein MRIGLLTEGGYPYVSGEARLWCDRLVRGLGRHEFDIYALSRSRRQEQQGWIALPPQVSRVRTAPLWTVDDGALSGAGPRGGHGRRARRRFTECFGELAAVICRGDSGGAATDTERRPQDVADRFGNALYGLAELARDEGGLAGALRSESAVRALESACRAPGALRAARTVRVPDLLAVAGLLERALRPLSLDWYGDDGLGAVDLCHATSGGPAALPGLLARHFAGVPLLVTEYGVQLRAHYLAAGDTDLSAPARALLASFHGLLAAEVYDRATLITPGNTHARRWQERCGADRAKLRTVHPGMEADRFAEVGEGGYDDSAADLSTLLWVGRIEPTKDLISLLHAFAEVRKEEPDARLRIVGAPAEGPEAAAYLAHCRALAAQLFPDEADGAHAVGDNPVSFEEIGGPETPELVDAYAGAGVVVLSSVVEGFPISLVEAMFCGRATVSTDVGAVVEVIGGTGLVVPPRNPRALAEACVALLRDPERCARLGAAARARALELFTVEQNVAAFRGIYLEIVSHCPVRREALDASGEPVPFANPAEASVPGRWAVAVGPASGMEPGNESAGVPSWAVDRVPADAELKGAAV